Proteins encoded together in one Vigna angularis cultivar LongXiaoDou No.4 chromosome 5, ASM1680809v1, whole genome shotgun sequence window:
- the LOC108339683 gene encoding uncharacterized protein LOC108339683, translating into MDNQRSPLLSWAYYCHGKSVEELKQSLMCTTLELEQTRASVQEELRKRDDQLQTLKELLNKVMRERDEAQEKWQRLVVEKMVFQQQKQQQQHQQTAPASGISSIEDEPRRGIDSNNGLSSSDCEESIVSSPIMEHLGGGQAQLPESMIELISPDKPLPEKGKLLQAVMKAGPLLQTLLLAGPLPQWRHPPPALESFEIPPVTIPSPQAQQQAQTQAQAQFLHQDSFTSNCGRVSRKRVFCEGSDSPTQTKFQRIVLH; encoded by the exons ATGGACAACCAACGCAGTCCTCTTCTCAGTTGGGCTTACTACTGCCACGGAAAG TCAGTGGAGGAGCTGAAGCAGTCGCTGATGTGCACGACTCTTGAGCTGGAACAGACGAGAGCGAGTGTGCAAGAGGAGCTGAGGAAGAGGGACGATCAGCTTCAAACCCTGAAGGAGCTTCTGAACAAGGTGATGAGAGAAAGAGACGAGGCACAAGAGAAATGGCAAAGACTGGTGGTGGAGAAAATGGTTTTCCAGCAGCaaaagcagcagcagcagcatcaGCAAACGGCCCCTGCTTCTGGGATTTCGAGCATTGAGGATGAGCCCAGGAGAGGGATTGACTCCAACAATGGGCTGTCGTCATCGGATTGTGAAGAAAGCATTGTTTCCTCTCCGATCATGGAGCATTTGGGTGGTGGGCAGGCACAGTTGCCAGAGTCAATGATTGAGCTTATATCACCAGATAAACCGTTACCAGAAAAAGGTAAGCTTTTGCAGGCAGTGATGAAAGCAGGTCCCCTGCTTCAGACTCTGCTTCTCGCGGGACCACTCCCTCAATGGAGACACCCTCCACCCGCTCTTGAGTCCTTCGAGATTCCTCCTGTCACCATTCCTTCCCCGCAGGCACAGCAACAGGCGCAAACACAAGCGCAAGCACAATTCCTCCACCAAGACTCCTTCACCTCCAACTGCGGGAGAGTGAGTAGGAAAAGGGTTTTCTGTGAGGGCTCTGATTCTCCCACGCAGACCAAGTTCCAAAGGATTGTACTTCACTGA
- the LOC108340660 gene encoding DNA ligase 1, producing MLALHFRSSFGSSFRLSFCFSRTVRVPSLVSFPLSLFSVPLRVMSKPPSAFDALMAAAKKNSKSKTSKLSSPPKKRKSPLSTSSQNPSNPKSPKLPSPPITVEPEQAVKQEEVAKPEAVKPEPRKVRQLSTSSSKGKTEELKKQVAQLKQKPSSFDPASMIAWEKGEPVPFLFLALAFDMISQESGRIVITDIVCNVLRTVMLATPEDLVPVVYLSANRIAPAHEGLELGIGESIISKALAEAYGRNENWIKTQYQKKGDLGLVAKESRSSQPMMWKPEALTIRKVFNTFRLIAKESGKDSQEKKKNHIKALLVAATDCEPQYLIRLLQTKLRIGYAEQTLLAALGQAAVYTEEHSKPPPEIQSPFEKASDIVKQVYSVLPDYDKIISALLTEGLWKLPKTCKFTPGVPIRPMLSKAAKSVTEVLNKFQDVEFTCEYKYDGERAQIHYLENGSVEIYSRQAERNTEKFPDVAAAVSRLKKTSVSSFILDCEIVAYDRATQKLLSFQTLSTRARKKVEIEDIKVNVCVFAFDLLYLNGQELLQENLRVRREHLYASFEEESGFLQFATALTSNDVEEIQNFLDQAVGASCEGLIIKTLNEDATYEPAKRSLNWLKLKKDYMDNLGDSVDLVPIAAFHGRGKRTGVYGAFLLACYDNNNEEFQTICKIGTGFSESVLVERSSSLRSQVISKPKSYYRFGETINPDVWFEASEVWEVRAADLTISPVHRAAAGIVDPNKGISLRFPRLVRVRHDKAPEQATSSEQIAELYKAQKHNQANKQDDEDEEDY from the exons ATGCTCGCATTGCATTTTCGATCATCTTTTGGTTCTTCTTTTCGTCTTTCTTTCTGTTTCTCTCGAACTGTTAGGGTTCCTTCTCTCGTCTCTttccctctttctctcttctctgtccCTCTCCGCGTCATGTCTAAGCCACCATCCGCCTTCGACGCTCTCATGGCCGCCGCTAAGAAGAATTCCAAATCCAAAACATCCAAGCTTTCATCACCTcccaagaaaagaaaatctccACTCTCCACTTCCTCACAAAACCCTAGCAACCCCAAATCTCCCAAACTGCCTTCTCCGCCCATAACCGTTGAACCGGAGCAAGCAGTTAAACAGGAAGAAGTTGCTAAACCAGAAGCTGTTAAGCCGGAACCGCGGAAGGTACGCCAACTGTCAACGTCTTCTTCGAAGGGGAAGACGGAGGAGCTGAAGAAGCAAGTTGCGCAGCTGAAGCAGAAGCCTTCCAGTTTCGATCCCGCTTCGATGATTGCATGGGAGAAGGGAGAGCCCGTGCCGTTTCTCTTTCTCGCCTTGGCATTCGATATGATTTCTCAGGAAAGTGGAAGAATAGTTATCACTGACATTGTTTGCAATGTGCTGCGGACTGTGATGCTGGCCACGCCGGAGGATCTTGTTCCCGTCGTTTACCTCTCCGCAAACCGGATTGCGCCTGCTCATGAAGGGTTGGAATTGGGAATCGGCGAGTCGATCATTTCCAAGGCGCTCGCGGAGGCTTATGGAAGGAACGAGAATTGGATTAAGACTCAGTATCAG AAAAAAGGTGATTTGGGCTTGGTTGCCAAAGAGAGCCGTTCATCTCAACCTATGATGTGGAAGCCTGAAGCATTAACCATCAGGAAGGTTTTCAACACTTTTCGCCTTATTGCTAAG GAATCTGGAAAAGACagtcaagagaaaaaaaagaatcatatcAAGGCACTTCTTGTTGCTGCAACTGACTGTGAACCTCAATATCTAATTCGTTTGCTTCAG ACGAAGTTGCGAATTGGTTATGCAGAGCAAACTCTATTGGCTGCACTAGGCCAAGCTGCGGTATACACTGAAGAACACTCTAAACCGCCTCCTGAAATTCAGTCTCCTTTTGAAAAG GCTTCGGATATTGTTAAACAAGTCTATTCTGTTCTTCCTGACTATGACAAAATAATATCTGCACTGCTTACGGAGGGTCTATGGAAGCTTCCAAAGACTTGTAAATTTACTCCAGGTGTTCCAATTAGACCTATGCTATCAAAGGCAGCAAAAAGTGTAACTGAAGTTCTGAACAAATTCCAGGATGTGGAATTTACCTGTGAATACAAATACGATGGAGAGCGTGCCCAG ATACATTACTTGGAGAATGGTTCAGTTGAGATTTACAGTAGACAAGCAGAACGGAACACCGAGAAGTTTCCTGATGTTGCTGCTGCAGTttcaag GTTGAAGAAAACAAGTGTATCTTCATTTATTCTTGATTGTGAAATTGTTGCATATGACCGTGCAACACAAAAACTTCTTTCTTTCCAG ACCCTCAGTACTCGAGCTCGCAAGAaagtagaaattgaagatataAAGGTTAATGTTTGTGTATTTGCTTTTGATTTGTTGTATCTAAATGGCCAagaacttcttcaggaaaacCTTAGAGTCCGCAGAGAG CATCTTTATGCCTCTTTTGAGGAAGAATCTGGTTTTCTCCAGTTTGCAACAGCATTAACTTCAAATGATGTTGAGGAGATACAGAATTTTCTTGACCAAGCTGTTGGTGCTAG TTGTGAGGGATTGATTATTAAGACACTAAATGAGGACGCTACATATGAACCTGCCAAGCGATCACTCAACTGGCTAAAACTGAAGAAAGATTATATGGACAA TTTAGGGGACTCTGTAGACTTGGTACCTATTGCTGCTTTCCATGGGCGTGGAAAACGTACAG GAGTTTATGGTGCCTTCCTCCTTGCTTGCTATGACAACAATAATGAAGAATTTCAAACTATTTGCAAGATTg GAACGGGTTTCTCTGAATCTGTACTTGTAGAACGTTCTTCCAGTCTTCGCTCTCAAGTGATTTCCAAGCCGAAG TCATACTATAGATTTGGGGAAACAATCAATCCTGATGTCTGGTTTGAAGCCAGTGAG GTGTGGGAGGTGAGAGCGGCAGACCTGACCATTAGCCCTGTCCACCGTGCTGCAGCGGGCATAGTAGATCCGAACAAG gGCATCTCTCTTCGATTTCCAAGGCTGGTTCGAGTCCGGCATGACAAAGCTCCTGAACAGGCCACATCATCTGAGCAG ATTGCTGAGTTGTATAAAGCTCAAAAACACAATCAAGCGAATAAACAAGATgacgaagatgaagaagatTATTGA